TTTGAAGAAGCCGTTGCCGAATTGGAAGACATCGTTGCCCGAATGGAACGTGGAGATCTTCCATTAGAAGAAGCGCTTGCTTCTTTCGAACGAGGCGTACAGCTTGCCAATCAAAGCCAGCAAAAACTACGACAAGCTGAACAGAAAGTGCAAATGCTGATTGAAAAGAGCGGTGAACAGCAACTTATCGATTTCGAGCCCCAACAGCAATCAGAGCAGCAAAATGAGCCCTATGATGGAGGCTTGGCTGAATAATGCCAAATGCCGTTAATGCTCAACATACCATGCCCTGGAAAGCATTCCAGGAGCAAGTCGCTGTTCGTATGGAAAGCTTGCTTACAGAACAAATTAACGCCCTTCCAGAACATCACTCCAACCTAAAAGCAGCCATGCAGCATAGTCTGTTAGCAGGTGGCAAACGAATGCGCCCATTTTTGGTTTACGCTGCTGGCGAAATACTTCACGTCGATAAAGCCAATCTGGATATGTGCGCCCTTGCCGTTGAATGCATTCACACCTATTCATTGATCCATGATGATTTGCCAGCAATGGACGACGATGATCTGCGACGAGGCAAGCCTACTTGCCATGTTGTTTATGGTGAAGCTAGCGCGATTCTCGCGGGTGATTCACTGCAAACACTGGCATTCGATATTCTGGCTAATTACCCTGCCCCAGCCACTCTTGAACGA
Above is a window of Paraneptunicella aestuarii DNA encoding:
- the xseB gene encoding exodeoxyribonuclease VII small subunit codes for the protein MSKPKKPDSLSFEEAVAELEDIVARMERGDLPLEEALASFERGVQLANQSQQKLRQAEQKVQMLIEKSGEQQLIDFEPQQQSEQQNEPYDGGLAE